A region of the Pseudomonadota bacterium genome:
TCCAAAGAAGAAATTGTTGCAGGTATTCATTACTCAATCGCCCGAAGAGTAGCACGCCTGGCAAGAAGATTCGGAGTGCAGGAAACGGTGTTTTTTGATGGCGGACCTGCCCTGAATCAAGGACTGATTCAAGCGTTGGAAGATGAACTGATGTGCAGTGTCATTGTTCCTGAAATGCCACAGATCACCACGGCGTTGGGGGCAGCACTCATTGCCAGAAATGCATTTATTGATGAAAAGGAAAACGTCAATGCTGCATGAAACTCTGTCTATTTTTGTTCTGGGTACGATCAGCGGAATAACTGTTTGCAGTTTTTCCTGTCTACCTTTTCTAGGTCCTTTTTTATTGAGCACTGGGCAAGGGTTTAAAGACGGAGTATCATCGACGGCACTTTTTATTATCGGCAAGATTGCGGCGTACACTGTTTTAGGGTGTCTGGCAGGTTTACTGGGGCAGGTCCTGGCTTTTGAATCATCTGGTGCAATGCGTTTTATTCTTGGTGTGCCGCTTATCATAACCGGTTTGTCACTGCCGTTTATACATAAAGCAGGATGTGGAAAGTGTCACGGCAGATCAATATCATTCTTCGGACTGGGCCTGATTACAAGTCTGGTACCTTGCCCCGCGCTTACCGCGGTATTTGCTCTGGCGGCGAAAGACGGCAGCATTCTTAATGGCGCCCTGTATGGATTGTCATTCGGTTCAGGGTTGATCATCTCGCCACTACTTATAATCGGCGGCGGGTTGTCAGTGATTTCTTCAAAAATTAAACTGGAAGCAGCCAGAATCATGCCGGCAATACAAGTCATCAGCTGTATAATAATGGTTCT
Encoded here:
- a CDS encoding sulfite exporter TauE/SafE family protein, which gives rise to MLHETLSIFVLGTISGITVCSFSCLPFLGPFLLSTGQGFKDGVSSTALFIIGKIAAYTVLGCLAGLLGQVLAFESSGAMRFILGVPLIITGLSLPFIHKAGCGKCHGRSISFFGLGLITSLVPCPALTAVFALAAKDGSILNGALYGLSFGSGLIISPLLIIGGGLSVISSKIKLEAARIMPAIQVISCIIMVLLGTRILFTEA